A region from the Pseudomonas sp. KU26590 genome encodes:
- a CDS encoding FAD-dependent monooxygenase produces MPTTQKIAIVGSGLGGAAAATLLQKAGFHVDIYEQSPAFSRIGAGIHMGPNIMKIFRRMGIEQQLSDMGSHPDFWFSRDGATGDYLSRIALGEFSLKEYGAAYITVHRGDLHALQMSTLAPGSVHFSKCLTTLEERDNGVRLNFADGTHADADIVIGADGINSKIREELLGQEKPLYSGWVAHRALIPSEVLSKYNLNFENCVKWWSEDRHMMVYHTTGKRDEYYYVTGVPHAAWDFEGSWVDSSRDEMYEAFAGYHPTVQALIESTESVTKWPLLNRNPLPLWSRGRLVLLGDACHPMKPHMAQGAGMAIEDAAMLTRCLQETGLTDYRTAFQLYEANRKERASRVQAVSNANTWLRTQEDPAWVYGYDLYGQELKSGVAA; encoded by the coding sequence TTGCAGAAAGCCGGTTTCCACGTCGACATCTACGAGCAGTCCCCCGCGTTTTCACGCATCGGTGCCGGGATCCACATGGGCCCGAACATCATGAAAATCTTCCGCCGCATGGGCATCGAGCAACAGCTGAGCGACATGGGTTCGCACCCGGATTTCTGGTTCAGCCGCGACGGTGCGACCGGCGACTACCTGTCGCGCATCGCCCTGGGCGAGTTCTCCCTCAAGGAATACGGCGCGGCCTACATCACCGTGCACCGCGGTGATCTGCACGCGCTGCAAATGTCGACACTGGCGCCGGGCAGCGTGCACTTCAGCAAATGCCTGACCACCCTTGAAGAGCGCGACAACGGCGTGCGCCTGAACTTTGCCGACGGCACCCACGCCGATGCGGACATCGTGATCGGCGCCGACGGCATCAACTCGAAGATTCGTGAAGAGCTGCTGGGCCAGGAAAAACCCCTGTACAGCGGCTGGGTCGCCCACCGCGCGCTGATCCCCAGCGAGGTGCTGAGCAAGTACAACCTGAATTTCGAGAACTGCGTGAAGTGGTGGAGCGAGGACCGTCACATGATGGTTTATCACACCACCGGCAAGCGCGATGAGTACTACTACGTCACCGGCGTGCCCCATGCGGCGTGGGATTTCGAGGGCAGTTGGGTCGACAGCAGCCGGGACGAAATGTACGAAGCTTTCGCCGGCTACCACCCCACCGTGCAGGCCCTGATCGAGTCCACCGAGAGCGTGACCAAGTGGCCGCTGCTCAACCGTAATCCGCTGCCGTTGTGGAGTCGCGGCCGCCTTGTTTTGCTCGGCGATGCCTGCCACCCGATGAAGCCGCACATGGCCCAGGGCGCCGGCATGGCCATTGAAGACGCCGCGATGCTCACCCGCTGCCTGCAGGAAACCGGCCTCACCGATTACCGCACCGCGTTCCAGCTGTACGAAGCCAATCGCAAGGAGCGCGCGTCTCGCGTGCAAGCGGTTTCCAACGCCAACACCTGGCTACGCACCCAGGAAGATCCGGCCTGGGTTTACGGTTATGACCTCTACGGCCAGGAGCTGAAATCGGGGGTGGCCGCGTGA